One region of Oncorhynchus mykiss isolate Arlee chromosome 8, USDA_OmykA_1.1, whole genome shotgun sequence genomic DNA includes:
- the LOC110530681 gene encoding alpha/beta hydrolase domain-containing protein 17A isoform X2: MNGLSIRELCCLFCCPPCPSRIAAKLAFLPPEPTYSMLPDPEATAAAAAGTTPGGAPPSLGAPGLRSRLGGGAGDRGGGGGGGGGGGEGRWKLHLTERAEFQYTQRELDMTDVFLTRSSRGNRVGCMYIRCAPNARFTVLFSHGNAVDLGQMSSFYIGLGTRINCNIFSYDYSGYGVSTGKPSEKNLYADIDAAWHALRSRYGISPENIILYGQSIGTVPTVDLASRFECAAVVLHSPLTSGMRVAFPDTKKTYCFDAFPNIEKVSKIPSPVLIIHGTEDEVIDFSHGLALFERCPKAVEPLWVEGAGHNDIELYSQYLERLRRFINQDLAAAHA, encoded by the exons ATGAACGGCCTGTCCATTAGAGAGCTCTGCTGCCTGTTCTGCTGCCCTCCTTGCCCCAGCCGCATCGCAGCCAAGCTGGCCTTCCTCCCTCCAGAGCCCACCTACTCCATGCTGCCTGACCCGGAG GCTACAGCTGCGGCAGCAGCCGGGACCACGCCAGGGGGTGCTCCCCCCTCTCTGGGGGCTCCAGGCCTGCGATCCCGGCTGGGTGGTGGTGCGGGAgacagaggtggtggtggtggagggggaggaggtggcgGAGAGGGCAGGTGGAAGCTCCATctgacagagagggcagagttcCAGTACACTCAGAGAGAGCTGGACATGACAGATGTGTTCCTGACCAGGTCCAGCCGGGGGAACAGGGTGGGCTGCATGTACATCCGATGTGCCCCCAACGccag gtTCACAGTGCTATTCTCCCATGGTAATGCAGTAGATTTGGGTCAGATGAGTAGCTTCTACATTGGCCTGGGCACTCGTATCAACTGCAACATCTTCTCCTATGACTACTCTGGCTACGGTGTCAGCACCGGCAAACCCTCAGAGAAGAACCTCTACGCTGACATAGACGCTGCCTGGCACGCCCTGCGCTCGCG GTATGGCATCAGCCCAGAGAACATCATCCTGTATGGGCAGAGTATTGGCACAGTACCAACAGTGGACCTGGCATCCAGGTTTGAGTGTGCTGCTGTGGTGCTCCACTCCCCTCTCACCTCTGGCATGAGGGTAGCTTTCCCTGACACCAAGAAGACGTACTGCTTCGACGCCTTTCCCaa CATAGAGAAGGTGTCTAAGATCCCATCCCCGGTGCTGATCATCCACGGGACGGAGGACGAGGTGATAGACTTCTCCCACGGCCTGGCTCTGTTTGAGCGCTGTCCTAAGGCCGTGGAGCCACTCTGGGTGGAGGGGGCGGGACACAACGACATAGAGCTGTACAGCCAGTACCTGGAGAGACTACGGCGCTTCATCAACCAAGACCTGGCTGCAGCACACGCCTGA
- the LOC110530681 gene encoding alpha/beta hydrolase domain-containing protein 17A isoform X1, producing MNGLSIRELCCLFCCPPCPSRIAAKLAFLPPEPTYSMLPDPEATAAAAAGTTPGGAPPSLGAPGLRSRLGGGAGDRGGGGGGGGGGGEGRWKLHLTERAEFQYTQRELDMTDVFLTRSSRGNRVGCMYIRCAPNARFTVLFSHGNAVDLGQMSSFYIGLGTRINCNIFSYDYSGYGVSTGKPSEKNLYADIDAAWHALRSRYGISPENIILYGQSIGTVPTVDLASRFECAAVVLHSPLTSGMRVAFPDTKKTYCFDAFPNIEKVSKIPSPVLIIHGTEDEVIDFSHGLALFERCPKAVEPLWVEGAGHNDIELYSQYLERLRRFINQDLAAAHA from the exons ATGAACGGCCTGTCCATTAGAGAGCTCTGCTGCCTGTTCTGCTGCCCTCCTTGCCCCAGCCGCATCGCAGCCAAGCTGGCCTTCCTCCCTCCAGAGCCCACCTACTCCATGCTGCCTGACCCAGAGGCTACAGCTGCGGCAGCAGCCGGGACCACGCCAGGGGGTGCTCCCCCCTCTCTGGGGGCTCCAGGCCTGCGATCCCGGCTGGGTGGTGGTGCGGGAgacagaggtggtggtggtggagggggaggaggtggcgGAGAGGGCAGGTGGAAGCTCCATctgacagagagggcagagttcCAGTACACTCAGAGAGAGCTGGACATGACAGATGTGTTCCTGACCAGGTCCAGCCGGGGGAACAGGGTGGGCTGCATGTACATCCGATGTGCCCCCAACGccag gtTCACAGTGCTATTCTCCCATGGTAATGCAGTAGATTTGGGTCAGATGAGTAGCTTCTACATTGGCCTGGGCACTCGTATCAACTGCAACATCTTCTCCTATGACTACTCTGGCTACGGTGTCAGCACCGGCAAACCCTCAGAGAAGAACCTCTACGCTGACATAGACGCTGCCTGGCACGCCCTGCGCTCGCG GTATGGCATCAGCCCAGAGAACATCATCCTGTATGGGCAGAGTATTGGCACAGTACCAACAGTGGACCTGGCATCCAGGTTTGAGTGTGCTGCTGTGGTGCTCCACTCCCCTCTCACCTCTGGCATGAGGGTAGCTTTCCCTGACACCAAGAAGACGTACTGCTTCGACGCCTTTCCCaa CATAGAGAAGGTGTCTAAGATCCCATCCCCGGTGCTGATCATCCACGGGACGGAGGACGAGGTGATAGACTTCTCCCACGGCCTGGCTCTGTTTGAGCGCTGTCCTAAGGCCGTGGAGCCACTCTGGGTGGAGGGGGCGGGACACAACGACATAGAGCTGTACAGCCAGTACCTGGAGAGACTACGGCGCTTCATCAACCAAGACCTGGCTGCAGCACACGCCTGA